A window of Daucus carota subsp. sativus chromosome 2, DH1 v3.0, whole genome shotgun sequence genomic DNA:
ATGTTGCTTGcaagtatagaaatgatggttgCACTTGGAAGTTGAAAGCTAGAAAGAGGAGTTCACATGGTAAATTTCAAATCATGGAGAGTATAGGACCACATAGTTGCTTGAGCACTACCATCACACGAGACCATCCCAACTTGACATCCTCGGAGATTGCTGGAGTGATTAAATCTCAAATTGTTGCTGATCCGACAATTAAGGAGAAGGTGTTGCTAGCCACTGCTAAAGATAAGTTTGGATATGAGCCGGGATGAAAGAAGATTAGGAATGCAAAGAAGATTGCAATGGAGGATATTCATGGCTCGTGGGAAGGATCATACGAGGACTTGCCACATTTGATGGAAGTTCTTCAGTCCTTCAATGTGGGCACGAAGGTGGATTGGTGCTTTAGGGAGGATGATGCAGAGCAACTAGAGGTATGTTCTATCACCGTGtaatttaattcattttcattaaGTATTTGGACGCCGTTATTCATTTTCTAATGTAATGTTTGTTTCTTATTTGGAACAGGAAGTGACATTTAGGAGATTGTTCTGGGCTTTTAAGCCATGCATTGATGGCTTCGAGTATTGCAGACCCGTCATACTGATAGACGGGACTCATTTGAATGGACCATATCCGGGTGTTCTTCTGAGTGCAACAGCTGTAGATGGATTTAGTCACATTCTTGATTCTACCATTGGCGTTTGCTATAGTGGAGTCGGAGAACAACTCTAGCTGGGATTGGTTCATGGATAAGTTGAGGAGCTTGGTGGTTGGTCGAAGGCACGGGATATGTGTCATTTCTGATAAATATTTAGGGATCATGGCAGCTATGCAGAAGGAGGGATGGTGTGAGCCACTTAATCATCATCGGTACTGTGTGAGACATTTTGCCACAAACTTTGCCACCAAATTCAAAAAAACTGGATTGAAGGATAGATTGGTTGAGTTGGCATATCAGGTCCAACCTAAGAAATTTGAACTACTATGGGGGGAGTTGTTGGCACTAGAGCCCCGAGCAGTTACATGGTTTGAGAACAAACCAGTAAGGAACTGGTCACTGGCACATGACCACGAGCATCATCGTTTTGGCATCATGACTACCAACCACGCTGAGAGTTGGAATAAAGCAATTGTTGATGCTCGGAGGCTCCCGCTTACTTCATTGGTGCGAGTACTATTCCATAAGACGGTTGAGTACTTTGATCAACGTTGTGTTGAGATTGCAACACAAGTATCGAAAGGTCAGATTTTCACCAAATATGCATCTCATTTCTTGAACCGTGCTGTAAGACGTTCCATGGGTCATAGTGTGAAGATATTTGATCGGGGGACTTGGTTATTCCAAGTAGTTACAAGGAGGGATGGGTTAAAAAGAGGAAACACACACACGGTTCGTCTTATGGAGTCTAGTTGTACTTGTGGAAAATTTCAAACTTATAGAATCCCTTGCTCCCATGTAATTGCATGTTGTTCACATGTGAAGATGGACTTCCATGGGTTTGTTGGAGATTGGTGTAAGTTAGAGAACCAGTCGAAGATTTATAATGGTATTTTTGAGCCAATTCCAAACAAGGGTGATCCTCGATATCCTACAGAGCTTGCTTTCCCTAGAGTTGTGCATGACCCCGATatggagaagaagaaggggCGAAGAAAAACAACGAGATATAGGAACGAGATGGATTTCCAGAGCCGGGGAAAGCATGGAGGGACTTCATCGAGAGACAGTTGATTCTGTAGTTGTTTTTATTGTTGTAGTACTATTGTTCAAGTACAATTTGatatggttgtttgaatttgacgAATATTGTATGAATGATTTATGatatgaattaaattttatccTGTTATGAGTTAGTTTATGTTGTTTATGTAATTTACATTGAATTTGGTAGTTTAAAAGTTTTGGTTTTTCAGTTGAATTTGTTGTGAACTGGTTTTTAATGTGGCATGGCAGTAGGGCAGAAGGCTACTGCCTCTGGCACAAGGCAAGAGTAAAAACGCTACTCCAAGTAGCGTTTTCACTGTTTTCTACACAAAAAACGCTTCTTTCTGTAGCGTTTTATGTTTAAAACAGAATTCAAATATTCAAAACGCCATATCAATTAGCGCTTTAGTTGATTAAAACGTAATACTATGTGGCGTTTTAGTCATTCATCACAATTAAGCAAAACAATTTCCCTTTTCGTAAGACGCTACTTTTAATAGCGTTTGTATGGTTTCACAATTAAAACGCTTTCCAGGATAGCGTTTTGCTACTTGACAatgaaatattttgtttaattaaaaatatttaacaaaaacgctacacgatgtagcgtttttgttgttttaacaAAAACGCCACACCATATGCGTCTCTACTGGTTATTTGGGGCCACGTTTCGGGTATTTGGTTATTTGGGGCTTTTTCAACCTAAATATGGTTATATAGGACCCAAACCCTTACCAAATTCTTATAAATCGTATGAATATCTGGCTGATTTTAGAACACTACATGGTCGGAACGGTCCAATTTTGTTCATTCAGATAATTCTTTATGAAATTGACATTTAATTACCATCTTATGTTTAAAATGCTTCttcagtttgatataaaataaCGTGTTTAGTAAAAAGTCAATTACCGATATTTTAATACTCATGCACAATGTAATAACATGGTTCCGACTATACATATAAGACCCATAAACTTGACAGATTCATCCGTGAAAAAGTATTTCACAAGAGAACTTTGCCAAATTTCAGCCCAGAACTTATTCTGCCAAGAGAATTGAGTTTCATTTGATGAGAAGATGTAGGGCGAAATATCAAGGTGCAATTGTACAACTTATAGCACAATTTCATGCATGTAAATCAGGTTGTGCATACTGCATAATGCATATTAATATTGCATATTATAACTTATCCATGAAAATCTTACAGCAATGTAATTCATAAAATTAGGATCTACAATTATGTGCATGCACCTAACGATAGTCAAATTAGAAAGTTTAGTGATAATATAATAACCCGGGAGATTGGTTTTGCAAAGGGAGATCAATATAACCAGAATTTATGCTCTGTACAGGTAGTCAGTTATGTGTAGCCTTGCACCTAACACATGATATATATTCTAATGATTGTGTGATGCTTTATATGATGCCTTGTTTCATTAGTCGAATCAAAACTTCGCATCTTCGAAATGACGATTGATGCATGTACTGGAACTGTGTGTTTGTGGTTGTGCTTGTTACAATTATGATATTTTGTATAACATTCATGGATGTAGACAATTATGTATATAGCAGGTTAACGATTGCTCTGTGCAACAAACTGAGGAAACCTAAACCTTAAATCTAAGAAGTTACACCTTACATATATAACTGGCCAGTGTGTCGGTTATCATGGCGGTCCTAAACTGTTTCTTTGTTGTGTGGTTCGCAAACTCCGATCACACAATCTTACGTCTTAAGAGAAGGACATATCGGGGCTGTTTGGCAATGGCTTAAtaggggttaattatctagttggtcactgaagtgggcttaatgta
This region includes:
- the LOC135150358 gene encoding uncharacterized protein LOC135150358, whose protein sequence is MEDIHGSWEGSYEDLPHLMEVLQSFNVGTKVDWCFREDDAEQLEEVTFRRLFWAFKPCIDGFEYCRPVILIDGTHLNGPYPGVLLSATAVDGFSHILDSTIGVCYSGVGEQL